The Deltaproteobacteria bacterium genome segment GGCGGCAGAGGATGAACTTGTCCGGTCCGCTTTCCCAGCCGCTGTCCCGCGCCACCTTGCGGTAGTAGCTGAACGTGTCCTCGATCTGGCCCGTGGTCTGGTACACCTGCGCGATGGGGATCTGGCGCGCGCAGCACCATTCAATGGACTCGGCGCTGCGCGCCGCCACCCAGATGGGCGGATGCGGCTGCTGCACCGGGCGCGGCCAGATGGCACAGTTCTCGAACTGGAAGAAGTCGCCCTCGTAGCTCCACACCGGCTCGGTCCACGCCTTCATGATCACGTCGAAGGCCTCGCCGAAGCGCCCGCGGGATTCCTGCGGCTTGACGTTGTACCACAGGTATTCCGAGGGGATGCCGCGGACAAAGCCGGCTATCAGGCGTCCTTCGGACAGACAGTCGATCATGGCGTATTCTTCGGCCACTCGTACCGGGTGCTGGCGCAGCGGCAGGATGTTGCCGAGCACGCCGATCTTCATGCGGCTGGTCTTCTGGCTCAGCGCCGCCGCGATGAGGTTGGGCGACGGCATGGTGCCGTAGGCGCTGTAGTGGTGCTCGTTGAAGACCACCCCCTCGAAGCCCAACTCCTCGCAGTAGGCCATTTCTTCCAGGTGTTCCCGGTAGTTGCGCGAGCCCACCGGCGGATCGAAAAAAGAGCTCGGCACGGGCGTTCCCGGAACATCCTCGGGGACTTCCGGATAGGCCAGCAGGTCGAAGTTGTAGACTTTCATCAGGGTCTATCTCCTTTGCGGGCGGCTTGGTGCCCACTCTATCCCGTGAACATCTCGATCAGCGTTCCCGGCGGGAACGGCAGGCTCAACGAGTACTCGAAGACGGCGTAGAAACCCGCCCAGGCCAACAGCGTGAGGATGATGCTGATGGGCCATTTCTCGCCGGCGCCCACCTTGAGGAAGAGGAACGTGCACAGCGGCACGGTGATGGGGAAGCCAAACAGCCAGATGGAAGCGAAGAAGCCGAGAATCCAGCCCACGATGGTCACCGTCCGCCGTATGACCAACGGATCCGCTCCCGCGGCTGCCACCGCCTCCTTCCGTTGCCGCAGGAAACCCATGACGTCGATTTCGAGCTGCGCCAGGCAGAGCACGATGCCCGGGAAACCGATGACCCAAGGGAAAAGGCTGGCGCGATAGCCCCAGTCCCGCGCCTCCCAGACGCCCCATGCGAATCCCGCGAGGAGGACTGCCGTGAAGGCGATGTGCCAAACGGTGAGGCCTTTGGGCGCTTCGGCGGCCTCCATCTCCGGGACCGCAACCGGGATCGGCGTGGACACGGCCCCGGCGGCCTGCCGTCTTGCCTCGCGCCGCCGCTGGTAGATCGGATAGAGGATGCCCGCCAGGATAATCGCCCCGATGACCAGCACGCCCGGGAAGCCGACCCATCCCCAGCCGTAGTTGTCGGTGGCAAGGAACAGGTTCTTCTCGGCCAGCGAGCCCAGCACGAGCCCCAGCAGCAACGGCGGGCGCGGCCAGTCGAGCTGCACCATGATCCAGCCCACCAGCCCGAAGGCCAGCACCACGATGAGGTCCTCGAACGCGTTGTTCTGGGCGAAGCCGCCCAGGTAAATGAGCACCAGCAGGAACGGCAGCACCAGACTGCCGCGCACCTCGGTGATACGCGCCAGTTGCTTCAGGAAGATGAAACAGATGGAGACGGTGATGATGTTCGAGACCACTACGATCCACACGAACGAGAACGTGAGGTCGAGGTGCCCTCCCCGACTGGCCGGCTCCAGCATCGGCGGCCCCGGCACGAGACCCTGGATGATGAACGCCCCCAGCAGGATGGCCATGGTGACGCTGCCCGGGACGCCGAAGGCGATGGTGGGCACCAGCGCGCCGCCGAGGTTCGAGTTGTTGGCCGCGCCCGGACCGAGCACGCCTTCCACCGCCCCCTTGCCGAAGCGCTCCTTGTCCGGGGAGGTCTGCACCGCGTGGGCGTAGGCGACCCACTGGGAGACGGCGCCGCCCATGCCCGGGATGATCCCGATGTAGGTGCCGATGGCGCTGCAGCGAAGCACCAGGCCCCAGTGGCGAAACGTGTCCTTGACGCCCTCCATGACGCCGCCCAGCGTTTCCACCTTCTCTTCCGATATGCTCGAACCCTTGACCGAGAGTTCGATGATCTCCGGGATGGCGAACAGTCCAAGGGTCACCGGAACCAGCTTGATGCCGTCCCATAAATAGAGGCTGTCGAAGGTAAAGCGCTCGATCCCGGATATGGGATCGAGCCCCACGGTGGCGAGCATGAGCCCCAGGGCCGCGGCGGTGAGGCCCCGGATGACGGCCGTACCGCTGAGGGATGCCAGGAAGGTGACTCCCAGGAGCGCCAGCATGAAGAATTCCGGCGAGCCGATGGCGAGCACCAGCGGACGGACGATGGGGATGGCCAGGGCCAGCGCGAAGGCGCCGAAGACGGCGCCCACCAGCGAGCTCATGAGCGACGCGCCCAAGGCGCGGCCGGCCTCACCCTTCTTGGCCATGGGGTGGCCGTCCACGATGGTGGAGGCAGTTATGGCCTCCCCGGGGATGCCGAACAGGATGGAGGTGATGTCTCCCGTGGTGGCCGTCACCGCGGACATGCCCAACAGGAAGGCGAAGGCTTCCACCGCCTCCATCTTGAAGATGAACGGCAGCATCAGCGCCAGGGTGACCGGTCCGCCAAGCCCGGGCAGGATACCCACGGCGAACCCGATCACGATGCCCACCATCATGAGCGTGAAGGTCGTAGCGGTAAAAACTTGTGCTAGGCCTCCCACAAAGGCCTGAAGCATTTCACCCATGATCCCTGACTTTCAGTGAAGGGAGGTGAGCCCGGAAAGGAAGTGGCTGGGCACC includes the following:
- a CDS encoding tripartite tricarboxylate transporter permease; the protein is MLQAFVGGLAQVFTATTFTLMMVGIVIGFAVGILPGLGGPVTLALMLPFIFKMEAVEAFAFLLGMSAVTATTGDITSILFGIPGEAITASTIVDGHPMAKKGEAGRALGASLMSSLVGAVFGAFALALAIPIVRPLVLAIGSPEFFMLALLGVTFLASLSGTAVIRGLTAAALGLMLATVGLDPISGIERFTFDSLYLWDGIKLVPVTLGLFAIPEIIELSVKGSSISEEKVETLGGVMEGVKDTFRHWGLVLRCSAIGTYIGIIPGMGGAVSQWVAYAHAVQTSPDKERFGKGAVEGVLGPGAANNSNLGGALVPTIAFGVPGSVTMAILLGAFIIQGLVPGPPMLEPASRGGHLDLTFSFVWIVVVSNIITVSICFIFLKQLARITEVRGSLVLPFLLVLIYLGGFAQNNAFEDLIVVLAFGLVGWIMVQLDWPRPPLLLGLVLGSLAEKNLFLATDNYGWGWVGFPGVLVIGAIILAGILYPIYQRRREARRQAAGAVSTPIPVAVPEMEAAEAPKGLTVWHIAFTAVLLAGFAWGVWEARDWGYRASLFPWVIGFPGIVLCLAQLEIDVMGFLRQRKEAVAAAGADPLVIRRTVTIVGWILGFFASIWLFGFPITVPLCTFLFLKVGAGEKWPISIILTLLAWAGFYAVFEYSLSLPFPPGTLIEMFTG
- a CDS encoding LLM class flavin-dependent oxidoreductase, whose protein sequence is MKVYNFDLLAYPEVPEDVPGTPVPSSFFDPPVGSRNYREHLEEMAYCEELGFEGVVFNEHHYSAYGTMPSPNLIAAALSQKTSRMKIGVLGNILPLRQHPVRVAEEYAMIDCLSEGRLIAGFVRGIPSEYLWYNVKPQESRGRFGEAFDVIMKAWTEPVWSYEGDFFQFENCAIWPRPVQQPHPPIWVAARSAESIEWCCARQIPIAQVYQTTGQIEDTFSYYRKVARDSGWESGPDKFILCRHIHVAETDEQARAVAEPPLRYFFTLWNRGFNEAKTDVAVDQQKVKAAMVSDRSGSYFRPGNEQRVNFHPMTWEQLIDTGFVIAGSPDTVAAQVNQQMSQIGADHFMGMFHIGNLAHDKVIDSLNLFHKEVMPRLNGA